One Neisseria sicca genomic region harbors:
- the rtcR gene encoding RNA repair transcriptional activator RtcR, translating into MNTAPKKQVAVSFLGTVLDSGFGQGRWQKWRPNVAMNQRHDFHLDRMELFYAEKYRDLADHVKADIQQVSPHTVVNLVPMELENPWDFSEVYTKLHDWAAGYTFDTEEETYLTHITTGTHVAQICLFLLVESRQIPGVLLQTAPPKNQRRSMGKGDIGGYEIIDLDLARYDVLAERLAAVRDDAVRYLKSGISTQNAAFNRMIAEIEQVALHSPSPILLSGPTGAGKSMLARRIFELKKARHLIKGEFVDVNCATLRGDGAASALFGHKKGAFTGAAEKREGYLKTADGGVLFLDEIGELGLDEQAMLLKAIEEKHFYPVGSDKEVHSSFQLIAGTNRDLRREIRAGRFREDLFARINIWNYPLPALADRREDIEPNIEHQLALASQELGRATRFNKEALSAYLAFAHSNEARWRGNFRDLAASIMRLATLAPQGRIQAEQVAAEIERLKWLWDEEADSDDLLHKGSSEKADNYPDKIDWENLDLFDRLQLQNVIDECRKHQNMAQAGRALFHVSRNSRAKTNDSDRLRKYLQKFGLEWGDIVQ; encoded by the coding sequence ATGAATACTGCACCCAAAAAACAAGTCGCCGTCAGCTTTCTCGGTACGGTATTGGACAGCGGTTTCGGTCAAGGGCGTTGGCAGAAGTGGCGGCCGAATGTCGCCATGAATCAGCGTCATGATTTCCATCTTGACCGCATGGAGCTGTTTTATGCGGAGAAATACCGCGATCTGGCGGATCATGTGAAAGCCGATATTCAGCAGGTGTCGCCGCACACCGTTGTCAATCTCGTGCCTATGGAGCTGGAAAACCCGTGGGATTTTTCCGAGGTTTATACCAAGCTGCACGACTGGGCGGCGGGCTATACGTTTGATACTGAAGAAGAAACTTATCTCACCCATATCACCACGGGTACGCACGTTGCGCAAATCTGCCTGTTTTTATTGGTGGAATCGCGCCAAATCCCCGGCGTGCTGTTGCAGACTGCGCCGCCGAAAAACCAAAGGCGCAGCATGGGGAAAGGCGATATCGGCGGTTATGAAATCATCGATTTGGATTTGGCGCGTTACGATGTGCTTGCCGAACGCCTTGCCGCTGTGCGCGATGACGCGGTGCGCTACCTGAAAAGCGGCATCTCCACCCAAAACGCCGCCTTCAACCGCATGATTGCCGAAATCGAACAAGTCGCGCTGCATTCCCCATCGCCGATTCTGCTCTCCGGCCCTACCGGTGCGGGCAAATCGATGCTGGCACGCAGGATTTTCGAATTGAAAAAGGCGCGCCATCTGATTAAAGGCGAGTTTGTCGATGTGAACTGCGCCACCTTGCGCGGCGACGGCGCGGCTTCCGCCCTGTTCGGACACAAAAAAGGCGCGTTTACCGGCGCGGCGGAAAAGCGCGAAGGCTATTTGAAAACCGCCGACGGCGGCGTACTGTTTTTGGACGAAATCGGCGAATTGGGCTTGGACGAACAGGCCATGTTGCTCAAAGCCATTGAAGAAAAACATTTTTATCCCGTCGGTAGCGACAAGGAAGTGCACAGCAGCTTCCAGCTTATCGCCGGTACCAACCGCGACCTGCGGCGGGAAATCCGCGCCGGACGCTTTCGCGAAGACCTGTTCGCCCGCATCAATATTTGGAATTACCCGCTGCCCGCGCTCGCCGACCGCCGTGAAGACATCGAGCCGAACATCGAACACCAGCTCGCGCTCGCCTCGCAGGAACTCGGCCGCGCCACCCGTTTCAATAAAGAAGCCCTGTCTGCCTACCTTGCCTTCGCCCATTCAAACGAAGCCCGATGGCGCGGCAATTTCCGCGACCTTGCCGCCAGCATCATGCGCCTGGCCACGCTTGCCCCGCAGGGCAGGATACAGGCGGAGCAAGTAGCGGCGGAAATTGAGCGGCTCAAATGGTTATGGGATGAAGAGGCGGATTCAGACGACCTTTTGCACAAGGGGTCGTCTGAAAAGGCGGATAACTATCCTGACAAAATCGATTGGGAAAATTTGGATTTGTTTGACCGCTTGCAATTGCAGAACGTGATTGACGAATGCCGCAAACACCAAAACATGGCGCAGGCGGGGCGGGCATTGTTTCATGT
- a CDS encoding tRNA(His) guanylyltransferase Thg1 family protein produces MRFDDLDKRLRQYETAYDFCVPQENFIVVRLDGRGFTRLTKEIWQFEAPFDIRFRDLMAHTVRHLMQCGFNVAYGYSESDEISLLLRRDDDTFKRKTRKIISVLAGEASAAFSVAHGQSAAFDARVCVLPNEKLVVDYFRWRHEDAHRNALNAHCYWMLRKKGESVSRATDAVSGLTRAQKHDLLFENNINFNELPAWQKRGFGVYFQTTLKEGFNPETGETVQAERQILHTDFELPLGDDYGAFVLERMV; encoded by the coding sequence ATGCGATTCGACGATTTGGACAAACGCCTGCGGCAATACGAAACCGCTTACGATTTCTGCGTGCCGCAGGAAAACTTCATCGTAGTGCGCTTGGACGGTCGCGGCTTTACGCGGTTGACTAAGGAAATTTGGCAGTTTGAAGCCCCGTTCGATATCCGCTTCCGCGACCTGATGGCACACACCGTCCGGCATTTGATGCAGTGCGGTTTCAATGTGGCGTACGGCTATTCGGAAAGCGATGAAATTTCGCTGCTGTTGCGCCGCGACGACGATACGTTCAAACGCAAAACGCGCAAAATCATTTCGGTATTGGCGGGCGAAGCCAGCGCTGCCTTTTCGGTAGCGCACGGGCAATCTGCCGCTTTTGATGCACGGGTTTGCGTTTTGCCGAACGAAAAACTGGTGGTCGATTATTTCCGTTGGCGGCATGAAGACGCGCACCGCAACGCGCTCAACGCCCACTGCTATTGGATGCTGCGTAAAAAAGGCGAAAGCGTGTCCCGCGCCACGGATGCCGTCAGCGGGCTGACACGCGCTCAAAAACACGATTTGCTGTTTGAAAATAACATTAATTTCAACGAACTGCCCGCATGGCAGAAACGCGGCTTCGGCGTGTATTTTCAGACGACCTTGAAAGAGGGTTTCAACCCGGAAACCGGTGAAACCGTGCAGGCGGAACGCCAAATCTTACATACGGATTTCGAGCTGCCTTTGGGTGATGATTACGGCGCATTTGTCTTGGAAAGAATGGTTTAG